In the genome of Dioscorea cayenensis subsp. rotundata cultivar TDr96_F1 chromosome 1, TDr96_F1_v2_PseudoChromosome.rev07_lg8_w22 25.fasta, whole genome shotgun sequence, one region contains:
- the LOC120282666 gene encoding uncharacterized protein LOC120282666, translating into MVTETRYQALETAIEELKLQQQEDRKRMESRLEDLFQLMTSFATKAEATKGVKEVGATKEMDGDSSPTHLGSVSKLNRGPSPSNPAAVTTPKQLPENGMFQLRASQLEFPKFNGDEAKEWVATCNQFFEFCTVSENAKVPFASMYFSGQATSWYNSYRKKHPGVSWDQFVVDLLYRFHDEENDSLVGEFSKLRHTTTVEDYQNRYEELLPYAEEANGQGFTKQYLIESCLSGLKEEVKVIVKLFKPNTVSEVFNVAKLVESGFHPTDKRIRAGAWRSPPRPKPNLPLPPLLPTPPLEKKLPTATTSLLNMNPSRSQTIPTARKLTPDEYQRRKEQNLCFNCEEKFFKGHQCNKRQLYYIATDENEEGADNLEHEQFDVQEEDPEILMFPVNAVLRSNAVCFKGNHKGTEMSFLIDCGAAESFINRNTAHKLQCKLDQTTKVLAVSYKGDYEPVDKMCKNFPFNIKGYDFTADLRVVPVDGYDALLGLDWLEKMDVTCNFKSKTLFFDYKGEAVKIQGDNTSSIPKVSRISAIHLQQCDHQQIAALGFIATVKTDSSGDLSTDLEVISLLRQFSDVFTEPKGLPPPRTYDHQIPLKVGAEPFKFRAYRYPFIQKQEIEWIVKELLSNGVIQESNSPFASPVLLVKKKDGSWRSCVDYRELNRLTIKDKFPIPLVDELLDELHGALFYSKLDLRSGYHQIRVQPQDIFKTAFRTHMGHYEFKVMPFGLTNAPATFQALMNSIFQPFLLKFVLVFFDDILVYSRSWRDHLMHLQTVLQVLRDQQLFAEESKCSFGQSHIEYLGHIISVDGVSADKTKVQAMLDWPTPKGIIGLRGFLGLTGYYRKFVKGYRELSRPLNQLLKKDKFLWDDSAHRSFELLKQAMSSTPVLGLLDFTKPFVIETDASATGLGAVLMQDGPPLAYMIQSLANQHLGLSTYEREIMAIVQAVNKWRPYLLGHKFIVKTDHQSLKFFIEQRLSTIIQQKWLSRLMGFEFEIQYKKGSSNVVADALSRQQEELPVCALSCVTPKWMLEIGASYEADPTAAELLARATLQSSEDSHISFTNGVIRINGKFYVGPTGLRPKIISEFHSSAWGGHSGVTTTLKKIQQTFYWPTMIQDVKTLIAECQVCQTCKSERFPYPGLLQPLDIPEQPWVDISMDFIDGLPSSEGKTSIWVVVDRFSKMAHFLALKHPFMAQDLATLFMDQIHRLHGMPRSIKMSPFEALYGFPPHGEFPPNLNSSHTGLEQFVSDRAAMLAAIKTNLQLSQERMKWYADQHRSEREFTVGDWVYLKLHPYRQTSTTTRPNQKLAPRFFGPFQVLARVGKVVYTLALPEGSSIHPTFHVSLLKQKLGAHEVLNPSLPPVGPDGQVLREPMKILDRRIYKKGTVAGVQALVQWVGFPEKDATWEDLDSLQALFPSISLDVLSTGCRAS; encoded by the exons ATGGTGACTGAGACCCGTTATCAAGCTTTGGAGACGGCGATTGAAGAGCTAAAGCTACAGCAACAAGAGGATCGGAAGCGAATGGAATCTCGATTAGAAGATTTGTTCCAGCTGATGACTTCCTTTGCAACTAAGGCTGAAGCTACTAAAGGGGTGAAAGAGGTGGGAGCCACTAAGGAAATGGATGGCGATTCTTCTCCAACTCATTTAGGATCGGTGTCCAAGCTTAACCGAGGACCTTCACCAAGCAACCCTGCAGCTGTTACGACACCCAAACAACTTCCGGAGAATGGTATGTTCCAATTGCGAGCTTCTCAACTTGAATTTCCTAAGTTCAATGGTGATGAAGCTAAGGAATGGGTAGCTACTTGCAATCAATTTTTTGAGTTTTGCACAGTCAGTGAAAATGCTAAGGTACCATTTGCGTCTATGTACTTCTCTGGCCAAGCTACCTCATGGTATAACTCCTATCGTAAGAAGCATCCGGGGGTATCATGGGATCaatttgttgttgatttgttgTATCGATTTCATGATGAGGAGAATGATAGCTTGGTGGGCGAATTTTCTAAGCTCAGGCACACTACTACAGTGGAGGACTATCAGAATCGTTATGAAGAGCTGTTGCCTTATGCAGAGGAGGCCAATGGACAAGGATTCACCAAGCAATACTTGATAGAATCTTGTTTGTCTGGGTTGAAGGAAGAGGTCAAAGTTATAGTGAAGTTGTTTAAGCCAAATACCGTTAGTGAGGTATTTAATGTGGCCAAATTGGTAGAGTCAGGGTTTCATCCTACTGATAAAAGGATCAGAGCTGGGGCATGGCGCTCTCCTCCTCGTCCAAAACCAAACCTTCCCTTGCCTCCCTTGCTACCTACCCCACCATTGGAGAAGAAGCTTCCTACTGCGACCACTAGTTTACTCAACATGAACCCGAGTCGATCTCAGACCATACCAACTGCTAGGAAATTGACCCCAGATGAGTATCAAAGGCGGAAAGAACAAAACTTGTGTTTTAATTGCGAGGAGAAATTCTTCAAAGGGCACCAGTGTAATAAGAGGCAATTGTACTATATAGCTACTGATGAGAATGAAGAGGGAGCAGACAATCTGGAGCATGAGCAGTTTGATGTGCAAGAGGAAGACCCAGAGATACTAATGTTTCCCGTCAATGCTGTGTTGCGATCCAATGCTGTTTGTTTCAAAGGCAATCATAAGGGTACGGAAATGAGCTTCTTAATTGATTGTGGAGCAGCTGAATCTTTTATCAATCGAAACACAGCCCACAAATTGCAATGTAAACTGGACCAAACAACTAAGGTACTTGCAGTTTCCTATAAAGGGGATTATGAGCCGGTCGACAAAATGTGCAAGAATTTTCCCTTTAACATCAAGGGTTATGATTTCACTGCTGACTTAAGAGTGGTTCCGGTCGATGGTTATGATGCGCTGCTAGGCTTGGATTGGTTGGAGAAGATGGATGTCACCTGCAACTTCAAGTCCAAGACACTATTCTTCGATTACAAGGGTGAGGCTGTTAAGATACAAGGAGACAACACAAGCTCTATTCCAAAAGTTAGCAGGATATCGGCTATCCATTTGCAACAGTGTGACCATCAGCAGATTGCAGCGTTGGGCTTCATTGCCACAGTGAAAACTGATAGTTCTGGTGACTTGTCTACAGATCTAGAGGTTATCTCTCTTCTACGCCAGTTTTCGGATGTGTTCACAGAACCCAAAGGTTTACCTCCTCCCCGAACTTATGATCATCAAATTCCTCTAAAGGTTGGTGCGGAACCCTTTAAGTTCAGAGCCTACAGGTACCCGTTCATTCAGAAGCAAGAGATTGAATGGATAGTTAAGGAGCTCTTAAGCAATGGGGTGATACAGGAGAGCAATAGTCCCTTTGCCTCTCCAGTTCTATTAGTCAAAAAGAAAGATGGATCATGGCGCTCCTGTGTTGACTATAGAGAGTTGAACCGATTAACTATAAAGGATAAGTTTCCTATACCTTTAGTTGATGAACTCTTGGATGAGCTACATGGGGctcttttttattctaaattggATCTCCGATCGGGGTACCATCAAATTCGGGTTCAACCACAAGACATATTTAAGACTGCTTTTAGAACTCATATGGGCCACTATGAGTTCAAGGTGATGCCATTCGGTTTGACGAACGCCCCAGCAACCTTCCAAGCACTTATGAACTCAATATTTCAACCTTTCCTGCTCaaatttgttttagttttctttgatgatatcttgGTTTATAGTCGAAGTTGGAGGGATCATCTTATGCATTTGCAGACGGTTTTACAAGTCTTGCGGGATCAACAACTCTTTGCTGAGGAGTCCAAGTGCAGCTTTGGTCAGAGCCATATTGAGTATTTGGGGCATATCATATCTGTAGATGGAGTCTCAGCTGATAAAACTAAAGTTCAGGCCATGTTAGATTGGCCAACTCCCAAAGGCATTATAGGATTGAGAGGGTTCTTGGGCCTTACAGGGTATTACAGAAAGTTTGTGAAAGGATACAGGGAGCTTAGCAGACCTTTGAATCAGTTGTTAAAAAAGGACAAATTTTTATGGGATGATAGTGCTCATCGGTCATTTGAACTTCTGAAGCAGGCCATGAGTTCAACTCCTGTTTTGGGCCTCCTAGATTTTACTAAACCTTTTGTTATTGAGACTGACGCAAGTGCGACTGGTTTGGGGGCAGTTTTGATGCAAGACGGCCCGCCATTGGCTTATATGATTCAATCACTAGCTAACCAACATTTGGGACTCTCCACCTATGAGAGAGAAATTATGGCAATTGTGCAAGCTGTTAACAAGTGGAGGCCTTATTTGTTGGGACACAAGTTCATTGTAAAGACAGATCATCAgagcttaaaattttttatagaaCAAAGGTTGTCTACCATCATACAACAAAAATGGTTAAGTAGACTGATgggttttgaatttgaaattcaatACAAGAAAGGGTCTTCTAATGTTGTGGCCGATGCTTTATCCCGCCAACAAGAAGAATTACCTGTGTGTGCACTCTCTTGTGTCACACCCAAGTGGATGCTTGAAATTGGAGCAAGTTATGAAGCAGATCCTACAGCTGCAGAATTACTAGCCAGAGCTACCCTTCAATCTTCAGAGGATAGTCACATCTCTTTTACCAATGGAGTGATAAGGATAAATGGTAAATTCTATGTTGGTCCTACTGGGTTACGACCTAAAATTATTTCAGAATTTCATAGTAGTGCATGGGGAGGTCACTCAGGCGTCACCACCACTCTAAAGAAAATTCAGCAAACTTTTTATTGGCCAACTATGATTCAAGATGTTAAGACTTTGATTGCGGAGTGTCAAGTGTGTCAGACATGCAAAAGTGAAAGATTTCCTTATCCTGGATTGTTACAGCCATTGGATATTCCAGAGCAACCTTGGGTGGATATCTCTATGGATTTTATCGACGGCCTACCTTCCTCTGAGGGCAAAACATCAATCTGGGTAGTTGTTGATCGATTCAGCAAAATGGCACATTTTTTGGCTTTGAAACATCCATTTATGGCACAAGACCTAGCTACTCTCTTCATGGATCAGATCCATCGTCTTCACGGCATGCCGAGGAGTATT AAGATGTCCCCATTCGAGGCACTCTATGGATTTCCTCCTCACGGTGAATTTCCACCAAATCTCAATTCCAGCCACACGGGGCTCGAGCAGTTTGTTTCTGATCGAGCTGCCATGTTAGCCGCCATCAAAACCAATTTGCAGCTTTCCCAAGAACGGATGAAATGGTATGCAGATCAGCACCGCAGCGAAAGAGAGTTCACAGTCGGTGATTGGGTTTATCTTAAGCTCCACCCTTATCGCCAAACATCAACAACTACAAGACCCAACCAAAAATTAGCTCCTCGCTTCTTTGGGCCTTTTCAAGTGTTGGCTCGAGTCGGGAAGGTGGTATATACACTTGCTCTTCCGGAAGGCAGCTCAATTCATCCTACCTTTCATGTCTCTCTGCTCAAACAGAAATTGGGAGCTCACGAGGTGTTGAATCCATCCTTGCCACCAGTCGGTCCTGATGGGCAAGTGTTGCGGGAACCGATGAAGATATTAGACCGCCGCATTTATAAAAAGGGTACCGTGGCTGGAGTTCAGGCCCTAGTGCAATGGGTAGGCTTTCCTGAGAAAGATGCTACATGGGAAGACCTTGATTCACTTCAGGCCTTGTTTCCCTCTATTTCCTTGGATGTGCTCTCTACAGGGTGTCGTGCTTCTTGA
- the LOC120282568 gene encoding uncharacterized protein LOC120282568 yields MVEEVKKEHGKGEKVQGVVMTSWFPASDGSFEMKASALPGRGAGRTRRSTKGGWTDEEDDILATAVRRFNGKNWKKIAEYVPDRTDVQCLHRWQKVLNPDLVKGAWAKEEDDCIIKLVNKYGPKKWSLIAQSMPGRIGKQCRERWHNHLNPAIKKDAWTTEEETVLIHAHQLYGNKWAEMAKLLPGRYIISNAINFLQWNLFEIGLLCQILNHWNCSLKKRLPSILASGILDQTPGLASLDLNGHLPTSECQPVKPSQQQIKQFDRKRTINKSLVTPEACLDDQDLSLGFQDFGLQSIENSIAVGPENREITIEDSKRLKIEVEEIPLDDPKCIQIEAINFAKHLQCGGDKGPASYPNSFLYKDASPCRTDLLPHVTNLWRIEDSNHSGAADDSHVASVLQPKAQNFISNPFFSHSEFDRSFSNKMLESPKKLWRCEFVIKDENKKYKDKNISQTPTTVLSSYDKFCGGDQIIRTPVSLDNSTFCPLYCAPLQLAGNEISLVNSRKSDTDVHTKQKCSPVQCSTPSNLSLSLACVPTTPESILRSAAKTFKNIPSIMRKRGRESSKVLFPKNSPQARCEATKTDGSGDSSRRVANIENDKDNECVSHHYQRKNLFDLNKSDMLNGEPLLSYSSEQPLKSKHFSTTKCIEKKLEMEFDLEWDACSL; encoded by the exons ATGGTAGAAGAGGTGAAGAAGGAGCATGGGAAGGGCGAGAAGGTTCAGGGTGTTGTGATGACGTCCTGGTTTCCGGCTTCGGATGGCAGCTTCGAGATGAAGGCTAGCGCTCTGCCTGG GAGAGGTGCTGGCCGAACCAGGAGATCAACAAAGGGTGGTTGGACAGATGAAGAG GATGATATATTGGCTACAGCTGTGAGGCGGTTCAATGGGAAAAATTGGAAGAAAATTG CTGAATATGTCCCCGACAGGACTGACGTTCAGTGCCTTCATCGTTGGCAGAAGGTGCTTAATCCTGATTTGGTCAAAGGAGCATGGGCAAAAGAG GAAGATGATTGCATTATCAAACTGGTTAATAAATATGGTCCTAAGAAATGGTCTCTCATTGCACAGTCTATGCCAGGGAGGATAGGCAAACAATGTCGGGAGAG GTGGCACAATCATTTGAACCCAGCAATCAAGAAAGATGCATGGACAACGGAGGAAGAGACAGTTCTTATTCATGCTCACCAACTGTATGGGAACAAATGGGCAGAAATGGCTAAGCTTCTACCTGGAAGGTATATTATATCTAATGCTATTAATTTTCT TCAGTGGAATCTGTTTGAAATTGGCTTGCTCTGCCAAATTCTG AATCACTGGAACTGTTCTTTGAAAAAGAGGTTGCCCTCAATTTTAGCTTCTGGAATTCTTGACCAAACCCCTGGGCTTGCTTCTCTTGATTTGAATGGGCATTTACCAACATCAGAATGCCAGCCTGTAAAGCCTAGCCAGCAACAGATCAAACAATTTGATAGGAAAAGAACCATAAATAAATCTTTAGTTACACCCGAAGCTTGTTTGGATGATCAGGATTTATCGTTGGGGTTTCAGGATTTTGGTCTGCAGTCAATTGAAAATTCTATAGCTGTAGGACCAGAGAATCGAGAAATTACAATTGAAGATTCAAAACGATTAAAAATAGAGGTAGAAGAAATTCCATTGGATGATCCTAAATGTATACAAATAGAGGCGATCAATTTTGCAAAGCATCTACAGTGTGGGGGAGATAAAGGTCCCGCCAGTTATCCAAATAGTTTCCTATACAAGGATGCGAGTCCTTGCAGGACTGATCTCTTGCCTCATGTGACAAATTTGTGGCGCATAGAGGATTCTAATCATAGTGGTGCTGCAGATGATTCACATGTTGCTTCAGTTCTTCAGCCAAAAGCACAGAATTTTATCAGTAATCCGTTCTTTTCACATAGTGAGTTTGACAGATCCTTCAGTAATAAGATGTTGGAATCTCCTAAAAAACTGTGGAGGTGTGAATTTGTGATTAAGGATGAGaacaaaaaatataaggatAAAAATATTTCACAGACTCCTACGACTGTTTTAAGTAGCTATGATAAATTTTGTGGTGGAGATCAGATCATTAGAACACCTGTATCTTTGGACAATTCAACTTTTTGCCCCTTGTATTGTGCACCATTGCAGTTGGCAGGCAATGAAATATCACTTGTGAATTCACGAAAGTCTGATACGGATGTTCATACCAAGCAGAAGTGTAGCCCAGTTCAGTGTTCCACGCCATCAAACCTGTCATTGAGTCTTGCTTGTGTTCCAACCACTCCAGAATCTATCTTGAGGAGTGCGGCAAAGACCTTCAAAAATATCCCATCAATCATGCGAAAACGTGGCAGGGAGAGTTCAAAAGTGTTGTTTCCAAAGAACTCTCCACAAGCAAGGTGTGAAGCAACAAAAACTGATGGTAGTGGTGATTCTTCTCGGAGGGTTGCAAACATTGAGAATGATAAGGATAATGAATGTGTATCACATCACtatcaaagaaaaaatttgTTCGATCTGAATAAATCTGATATGTTGAATGGGGAGCCGCTTTTATCATATTCCAGTGAACAGCCATTGAAGAGTAAACATTTTAGTACAACAAAATGCATAGAGAAAAAGCTAGAAATGGAGTTTGATTTGGAGTGGGATGCTTGCTCATTATGA